DNA from Thermoplasmata archaeon:
AGCCAGCTCCTTTCCAGCACCTCTTGCATATGCTATATCTTCTATTAATTTTCCAATATTGTTCAGAGACTCATCAAAATATTCAGAGATCTTGCTGTCTTTCAAAATTCCGTTTTTCAGGTAAGATCTTAATGCTGCCAAGAATACTCCAGTGCTTATAGAGTCCAGGCCCAGTGAATTAACTGCATGGTTCCATTCTACTATCTTGCCCAAATCTGTATTTCCCAGCAAAGATCCAAATGCTGCCACGGTTTCGTATTCAGGGCCGTCTATCGTGCCATTTTCTGTAGTTATAGTTCTTCCACAGCCTATCACGCATGAAGAGCAGTGGTAGCTTGATACCTTAAAAGATTCGTGAAATGCCATGGCACTGAGCGTGTCGTATGTAAAAGCATGATCTTTAAAATAATTGGCTGGCACATCGCCGAATCCTTGCCCACCATCGATCCATATCATGCTTCCATAACTCCTGAATCCTGAGGAAATAGGAGTTTCAAATATCTCTTTAGCAAGCCTGGATGATAATTTATTAAATTCAATTTTATTAGCTACCTGCGGAATAAGATTGCCTTTTACAGCTATCGCTTTCAGCTTTTTAGCTCCAAAAACTGCACCCATGCCAGTCCTGCCTGCAGCTCTTCCTTCGTCGTTCATCACTGCTGAAAACAGCACTTTATTCTCTCCCGCTGGGCCTATTGCCATAATGCTGTACGATCCAGATTGCTTTATTTTTTCCTGTACCCTGTAAATATCCAGACCCCATAAAGCCCTAGCATTTTCAATCCATACTTTTTCCGGCGTTATAAATATAGAGATAGGATCACTGGCTGCACCTTTTATTATGATACCGTCATAACCAGCTCTCTTAAGCATATACCCAAAGTGCCCACCAGAATTGGATTCTCCAAGCAGGCTCGTCTGAGGGCTTCTGCTCACTATCTCATGTCTTCCCGTATTTGGAAATGCAGTGCCTACTAGAGGGCCAGTAGTTATGATTATCGGATTTGATGGTGAAAAAGCATCATGATTTCCACCATACCTGTCAAAAAGATAACTTCCAATTCCAACCCCTCCAATGTATTTGGCCCATATTTCGGTATTCAGAGAGTCTGTCCAAGTCTCTGATGATGACAGATCTATAACTAAAATTTTATTCCAGTACCCGGACATGTTAATCACTCATATGCCTTTTTATATATGTTTTTCAGATCTTCTTCTCCCACTACCACAGGATTGAATGCTAATTCGCTGTCTTGTAGAGATTTCTCTATCATAGTGTCTATGCTTAAAAAATATCTGTCTTTTTCTATGCCTAACTGCTTTACTGTATATTGTTGTCCAACACCTTGGTAAAACTGTTTTATCTTGGCTATAAATTCTTGTATGTTTTCACAGTTTTGTAATTTTGCAATTTTCAGATATTTTTTCTGAATCTTTTCATCCTGAGAATTAAACTCGATGACATATGGCAAAAATAAGCCTACCGAAGTGCCATGAACTACATGAAATGTCGCTCCGAAACTGTGGCCCAGTGCATGTGCCAGTCCAGTGCCACTGTTTGAAAACGCCATGCCTGCCATGGTCGCTGATAGATGTATCAGATCCTTTGCTTCTTCATTATTATCCATTGCACTATTCAAATTCTGAAATATCGTTTCAATTGCTTTTTCTGCCAGCGCGTCAGTCAGAATCGTTGCAGTGTTAGAAGATATTGCCTCAAATGAATGAACAAAAGCATCTATGCCTGTAACGCTTATAATGTTCTTGTTCAGAGGCGTTAAAGATGAATCAAGTATGTCTATCTCCGGCACAAGCTCATAATTTCCCAATGCTAGTTTTCTATCATGGTCTGTCAAAACAATCCCAAAAGTTGCATCACTGCCTGTTCCAGAAGTAGTGGGTATTGCCATCAACTTTACATGAAGAACCATATGCTCGAATGGATTGATCTCTCTCAAATCTTTATCAGGATATGAAAACTTGATCGCCATCGATTTTGCAAAGTCTATAACGCTTCCGCCTCCAATAGCCACAATAA
Protein-coding regions in this window:
- a CDS encoding aldehyde ferredoxin oxidoreductase family protein; translation: MSGYWNKILVIDLSSSETWTDSLNTEIWAKYIGGVGIGSYLFDRYGGNHDAFSPSNPIIITTGPLVGTAFPNTGRHEIVSRSPQTSLLGESNSGGHFGYMLKRAGYDGIIIKGAASDPISIFITPEKVWIENARALWGLDIYRVQEKIKQSGSYSIMAIGPAGENKVLFSAVMNDEGRAAGRTGMGAVFGAKKLKAIAVKGNLIPQVANKIEFNKLSSRLAKEIFETPISSGFRSYGSMIWIDGGQGFGDVPANYFKDHAFTYDTLSAMAFHESFKVSSYHCSSCVIGCGRTITTENGTIDGPEYETVAAFGSLLGNTDLGKIVEWNHAVNSLGLDSISTGVFLAALRSYLKNGILKDSKISEYFDESLNNIGKLIEDIAYARGAGKELAVGLEKFARAKGIDRDQIATVKGLEIPMHDPRAFKLQGLGYATSSRGADHMQADMYQVDIGGAHEEIGITMGDRWNVDSDDRVMSLIKTQDYRQVYNSAILCYYAQPSPADLLKGLNLATGFELTLEELMQAGSNIVTLKRKINESLGLKSEDDWLPALARKSIENEPEESGTGNEELESLLKRYYRLRNWNR
- a CDS encoding iron-containing alcohol dehydrogenase, with the protein product MSLFTFPRKIYFQRDQTDDISEILTNENIRKALVVTDQNIYKLFKKKIEKMFEKIEYKIFTDVMPEPSVDSIEEAFKKYYKFNPDFIVAIGGGSVIDFAKSMAIKFSYPDKDLREINPFEHMVLHVKLMAIPTTSGTGSDATFGIVLTDHDRKLALGNYELVPEIDILDSSLTPLNKNIISVTGIDAFVHSFEAISSNTATILTDALAEKAIETIFQNLNSAMDNNEEAKDLIHLSATMAGMAFSNSGTGLAHALGHSFGATFHVVHGTSVGLFLPYVIEFNSQDEKIQKKYLKIAKLQNCENIQEFIAKIKQFYQGVGQQYTVKQLGIEKDRYFLSIDTMIEKSLQDSELAFNPVVVGEEDLKNIYKKAYE